In Acidimicrobiales bacterium, one DNA window encodes the following:
- a CDS encoding alpha-ketoacid dehydrogenase subunit beta, whose amino-acid sequence MTDDGQVTYREAMRAALGDALREDDRVFLMGEDVGMYGGTFAVTLGLIEEFGPERVRDAPLSESGFVGAGIGAALGGMRPVVEVMTVNFALLALDQIVNTAASLLHMSGGQFNVPIVIRMTTGAGRQLAAQHSHSFEGWFAHIPGIRVLAPATVEDARWMLGPALDDPDPVIIVEHGTLYGAKGDPGTGPVDIDRAAIRRPGSDLTLITYGGTLPTTMAAADRLAEEGIDAEVVDLRTLRPLDDATFCESVARTHRAVVIDEGWRSGSLAAEISARITEQIFYELDAPVGRVCSAEVPMPYAAHLEAAATPTVEGIVAASKQVVGRDG is encoded by the coding sequence GTGACCGACGACGGGCAGGTGACCTACCGCGAGGCCATGCGGGCCGCACTGGGCGATGCCCTGCGCGAGGACGACCGGGTCTTTCTCATGGGCGAGGACGTCGGCATGTACGGCGGCACCTTCGCGGTCACGCTCGGACTGATCGAGGAGTTCGGACCGGAGCGGGTGCGCGACGCACCGTTGTCGGAGTCGGGGTTCGTCGGTGCCGGCATCGGTGCGGCGCTCGGCGGCATGCGCCCGGTGGTCGAGGTCATGACCGTCAACTTCGCGCTCTTGGCACTCGACCAGATCGTCAACACCGCGGCCTCGCTGCTGCACATGTCCGGCGGCCAGTTCAACGTGCCGATCGTGATCCGCATGACCACCGGCGCCGGCCGCCAGCTCGCGGCCCAGCACTCCCACAGCTTCGAGGGCTGGTTCGCCCACATCCCCGGCATCCGCGTCCTCGCCCCCGCCACCGTCGAGGACGCCCGCTGGATGCTCGGTCCCGCGCTCGACGACCCCGACCCGGTCATCATCGTCGAGCACGGCACCCTCTACGGGGCCAAGGGCGACCCGGGAACGGGGCCGGTCGACATCGATCGCGCCGCCATCCGCCGGCCGGGATCGGACCTCACCCTGATCACCTACGGGGGCACCCTCCCCACCACCATGGCCGCGGCCGATCGCCTGGCCGAAGAGGGGATCGACGCCGAGGTGGTCGATCTGCGGACCCTGCGCCCTCTCGATGACGCCACCTTCTGCGAGTCGGTGGCCCGCACCCACCGTGCAGTGGTGATCGATGAAGGGTGGCGCTCCGGCTCGCTGGCGGCGGAGATCTCCGCCCGCATCACCGAGCAGATCTTCTACGAGCTCGACGCTCCTGTGGGGCGGGTGTGCAGCGCCGAGGTGCCGATGCCATACGCCGCGCACCTCGAAGCTGCGGCCACCCCGACCGTGGAGGGGATCGTCGCGGCGAGCAAGCAGGTGGTGGGCCGAGATGGCTGA
- the pdhA gene encoding pyruvate dehydrogenase (acetyl-transferring) E1 component subunit alpha: MIVADPQTRLAMFGDMVRVRRFEERCAELYTETKIRGFLHLYIGEEAVAVGVLHHLGPDDAVVGTYREHGHALVRGVPANSIMAEMFGRYEGCSRGRGGSMHLFDAATRFYGGNAIVGGGLPLAVGLALADKMQGRSNVTACFFGEGAMAEGEFHESMNLAALWDLPVLFVCENNLYAMGTALERSESVTDMALKAAGYAMPSWAVDGMDLDAVWDAAGHAVQAIRAGGGPQFLEMRTYRFRAHSMFDPERYRDKAEVTGWKERDPIETMRERLAAGGVLDDEAMTSIESAATAEVDEAVAFADAGTLEPVEQLTRWVTSEPEEAQP, translated from the coding sequence GTGATCGTGGCCGACCCCCAGACCCGACTCGCCATGTTCGGCGACATGGTCCGTGTCCGGCGCTTCGAGGAGCGCTGCGCCGAGCTCTACACCGAGACCAAGATCCGTGGCTTCCTCCACCTCTACATCGGGGAGGAGGCCGTGGCGGTCGGTGTGCTCCACCACCTCGGCCCCGACGACGCGGTGGTGGGCACCTACCGCGAGCACGGCCACGCCCTCGTGCGTGGTGTGCCGGCCAACTCGATCATGGCCGAGATGTTCGGCCGCTACGAGGGCTGCAGCCGGGGTCGGGGTGGGTCGATGCACCTCTTCGATGCGGCCACCCGCTTCTACGGCGGCAACGCCATCGTCGGCGGCGGCCTGCCCCTCGCCGTGGGGCTGGCGCTGGCCGACAAGATGCAGGGGCGATCCAACGTGACCGCCTGCTTCTTCGGCGAGGGGGCGATGGCCGAAGGCGAGTTCCACGAGTCGATGAACCTGGCCGCCCTGTGGGACCTGCCGGTGCTGTTCGTGTGCGAGAACAACCTCTACGCCATGGGCACGGCGCTCGAACGCTCGGAGTCGGTCACCGACATGGCTCTCAAGGCCGCCGGCTACGCCATGCCATCGTGGGCGGTCGACGGGATGGATCTCGACGCGGTGTGGGACGCCGCCGGCCACGCCGTCCAGGCCATCCGAGCCGGGGGCGGGCCCCAGTTCCTCGAGATGCGCACCTACCGGTTCCGGGCCCACTCGATGTTCGACCCGGAGCGCTACCGCGACAAGGCCGAGGTGACCGGGTGGAAGGAACGGGACCCGATCGAGACCATGCGCGAGCGCCTCGCCGCCGGGGGCGTCCTCGACGACGAGGCCATGACGTCGATCGAGTCGGCCGCCACCGCCGAGGTCGACGAGGCCGTGGCCTTCGCCGATGCCGGCACCCTCGAACCGGTGGAGCAGCTGACCCGATGGGTGACCAGCGAGCCCGAGGAGGCACAGCCGTGA
- the acsA gene encoding acetate--CoA ligase — translation MTSHQPHAEPTAHPAPNLVDYTAERARFDWAQARGDLDGLPGGAGLNIAHEAVDRHLTHDRGDRVAIRWLGKGGSRRDLTYGELAAASSRWANALDSLGVEAGATVFTLLGRVPDLYVAVIGALKHRNVVSPLFSVFGPEPIRQRLELGHGRVLVTTPTLYRRRIQPMRDELPDLEHVVVVGDDDPPAGTIGFDDLLAAAEDRFTIPPTDPEDRSLLHFTSGTTGTPKGAVHVHGAVVAHLVTSAYALDLKPDDVYWCTADPGWVTGTSYGIIAPLLHGVTSIVDESDFEAGRWYDILDRERVNVWYTAPTAVRMLMRAGTEEPARRDLSALRLVASVGEPLNPEAVTWSEANLGLPIHDNWWQTETGGIMIANYRSVPIRPGSMGRPIPGIHAALLERDDRGRIVMREDGSPRQVTEPDREGELAIRAGWPSMFRGYLGEEDRYAKCFVGDWYRSGDLARCDADGYFWFLGRADDVIKSAGHLIGPFEVESALIEHPAVYQAGVIGVPDPMAGELVKAFVALALGYEPSEDLRLDLIGFARKRLGAAVAPRDIAFDQHLPVTKSGKIMRRVLKARELGEPEGDLSTMEETNP, via the coding sequence ATGACCAGCCACCAGCCTCACGCGGAACCGACCGCGCACCCCGCACCCAACCTCGTCGACTACACGGCCGAACGAGCACGCTTCGACTGGGCGCAAGCGAGGGGCGACCTCGATGGCCTGCCTGGGGGAGCGGGCCTGAACATCGCCCACGAGGCCGTCGACCGACACCTGACCCACGACCGGGGCGACCGCGTCGCCATCCGCTGGCTGGGCAAGGGCGGCTCGCGTCGCGACCTCACCTACGGCGAACTGGCCGCCGCCAGCTCGCGGTGGGCCAACGCCCTCGACTCGCTGGGCGTCGAGGCCGGAGCCACCGTCTTCACACTGCTCGGGCGGGTACCGGACCTCTACGTGGCGGTGATCGGCGCGCTCAAGCACCGCAACGTGGTGAGCCCCCTGTTCTCGGTGTTCGGCCCCGAACCGATCCGCCAGCGCCTCGAGCTCGGCCACGGTCGGGTGCTGGTCACCACCCCGACGCTGTACCGCCGACGGATCCAGCCCATGCGCGACGAGCTTCCCGATCTCGAGCACGTCGTGGTGGTCGGCGACGACGACCCACCCGCGGGCACCATCGGGTTCGATGACCTGCTCGCCGCGGCCGAGGACCGGTTCACCATCCCCCCGACCGATCCCGAGGACCGATCGCTGCTCCACTTCACCAGCGGCACGACCGGCACCCCCAAGGGAGCCGTCCACGTGCACGGTGCGGTCGTCGCCCACCTCGTCACCAGCGCGTATGCCCTCGACCTCAAACCCGACGACGTGTACTGGTGCACCGCCGACCCGGGCTGGGTCACCGGGACCAGCTACGGCATCATCGCCCCGTTGCTCCACGGTGTCACCAGCATCGTCGACGAGAGCGACTTCGAGGCCGGACGCTGGTACGACATCCTCGACCGCGAGCGGGTCAACGTCTGGTACACCGCTCCCACCGCGGTCCGCATGCTGATGCGCGCCGGAACCGAGGAGCCGGCCCGGCGCGATCTCTCCGCGCTGCGCCTGGTGGCCAGCGTCGGCGAGCCGCTCAACCCCGAAGCGGTGACGTGGAGCGAGGCCAACCTCGGCCTGCCGATCCACGACAACTGGTGGCAGACCGAGACCGGCGGGATCATGATCGCCAACTACCGGTCGGTGCCCATCCGGCCCGGGTCGATGGGCCGACCGATACCCGGGATCCATGCCGCGCTGTTGGAGCGCGACGACCGCGGCCGGATCGTGATGCGCGAGGACGGCTCTCCCAGGCAGGTCACCGAGCCCGACCGGGAGGGTGAGCTGGCCATCCGGGCCGGCTGGCCGTCGATGTTCCGTGGCTACCTCGGCGAGGAGGACCGCTACGCCAAGTGCTTCGTCGGCGACTGGTATCGCAGCGGCGACCTCGCCCGGTGCGACGCCGACGGCTACTTCTGGTTCCTCGGCCGCGCCGACGACGTGATCAAGTCCGCGGGGCATCTCATCGGACCGTTCGAGGTCGAGAGCGCGCTCATCGAACACCCCGCGGTGTACCAGGCCGGCGTCATCGGCGTGCCCGACCCGATGGCCGGCGAGCTGGTCAAGGCCTTCGTCGCCCTCGCCCTCGGGTACGAGCCGAGCGAGGATCTCCGCCTCGATCTCATCGGCTTCGCCCGCAAGCGGCTGGGGGCCGCGGTGGCGCCGCGCGACATCGCCTTCGACCAGCACCTTCCCGTCACCAAGAGCGGCAAGATCATGCGGCGGGTGCTCAAGGCCCGCGAGCTCGGCGAGCCCGAGGGCGACCTGTCGACCATGGAGGAGACGAACCCGTGA